A single Pseudomonas sp. DC1.2 DNA region contains:
- a CDS encoding aldehyde dehydrogenase family protein, producing the protein MVAALLDRLGVNPALYQNGKVPVHSPIDGSRIADVNWEGAAEVEQHISRADHAFELWRKVPAPRRGELVRQLGDILREYKADLGELVSWEAGKITQEGLGEVQEMIDICDFAVGLSRQLYGLTIASERPGHHMRETWHPLGVVGVISAFNFPVAVWAWNAALALVCGNPVIWKPSEKTPLTALACQALFDRVLKNFSDAPAHLSQVIIGGRDAGEALVDDPRVALISATGSTRMGREVAPKIAARFARSILELGGNNAMILGPSADLDMAVRAILFSAVGTAGQRCTTLRRLIAHESVKEEIVTRLKAAYSKVRIGHPLQGNLVGPLIDKHSFENMQDALEQALSEGGRVFGGKRQLEDTFPNAYYVSPAIVEMPEQSDVVCHETFAPILYVVGYSDFAEAMRLNNAVPQGLSSCIFTTDVREAEQFMSAVGSDCGIANVNIGPSGAEIGGAFGGEKETGGGRESGSDAWRGYMRRQTNTVNYSLELPLAQGITFD; encoded by the coding sequence ATGGTTGCTGCATTGCTTGATCGTCTTGGTGTGAACCCGGCCCTGTATCAGAACGGCAAAGTGCCGGTTCATTCGCCCATCGATGGCAGCCGCATTGCCGACGTGAACTGGGAAGGTGCCGCTGAAGTCGAGCAGCACATCAGTCGCGCAGATCATGCGTTCGAGCTGTGGCGTAAGGTCCCGGCGCCGCGCCGTGGCGAATTGGTCCGCCAATTGGGCGATATCCTGCGTGAATACAAGGCTGATCTCGGTGAGCTGGTCTCCTGGGAAGCCGGCAAGATCACTCAGGAAGGCCTGGGCGAAGTTCAGGAAATGATCGATATCTGCGACTTTGCCGTCGGTCTGTCCCGTCAGTTGTACGGTTTGACCATCGCCTCCGAGCGTCCTGGCCACCATATGCGTGAAACCTGGCATCCGCTGGGGGTCGTGGGCGTGATTAGCGCGTTCAACTTCCCTGTGGCCGTCTGGGCCTGGAACGCCGCCCTGGCACTCGTCTGCGGTAACCCGGTGATCTGGAAACCGTCGGAGAAAACCCCGCTGACTGCGCTCGCCTGTCAGGCACTATTCGACCGCGTATTGAAGAACTTCAGTGACGCGCCTGCGCACCTGAGCCAAGTCATCATTGGCGGTCGCGACGCTGGTGAAGCGTTGGTCGATGACCCGCGCGTGGCGCTGATCAGTGCCACGGGCAGCACGCGCATGGGCCGTGAAGTAGCACCAAAAATTGCCGCACGTTTTGCTCGCAGCATTCTGGAGCTGGGCGGCAACAACGCGATGATTCTCGGCCCAAGCGCCGACCTGGACATGGCGGTGCGTGCGATCCTGTTTAGTGCCGTCGGCACCGCCGGTCAGCGTTGCACCACCCTGCGTCGCCTGATTGCCCATGAGTCGGTCAAAGAAGAAATCGTCACGCGCCTGAAAGCAGCCTATTCCAAAGTGCGCATCGGCCATCCGCTGCAAGGCAATCTGGTCGGCCCGCTGATCGACAAGCACAGCTTCGAAAACATGCAGGATGCACTGGAGCAGGCGTTGAGCGAAGGCGGCCGGGTGTTTGGCGGGAAGCGTCAGTTGGAAGATACATTCCCGAATGCCTACTACGTGTCCCCGGCCATCGTTGAAATGCCGGAGCAGAGCGACGTGGTGTGCCACGAAACTTTCGCACCGATTTTGTATGTGGTCGGTTACAGCGATTTTGCCGAAGCGATGCGCTTGAACAACGCGGTGCCGCAAGGCCTGTCGTCGTGTATTTTCACCACTGACGTGCGTGAGGCCGAGCAGTTCATGTCGGCGGTCGGCAGCGACTGCGGCATTGCCAACGTCAACATAGGCCCGAGCGGTGCAGAAATCGGCGGGGCGTTTGGTGGCGAGAAAGAAACGGGAGGTGGTCGTGAGTCGGGCTCCGACGCATGGCGCGGGTACATGCGCCGCCAGACCAATACCGTGAATTACTCGCTGGAGTTGCCATTGGCCCAAGGGATCACGTTCGACTGA
- a CDS encoding FAD-binding oxidoreductase: protein MPLREECLWEKLTPQRPDNGALKGEVSADVCVIGAGFTGLSAAVHLLEQGKSVCVLEAHRAGHGGSGRNVGLVNAGMWIPPDEIEAGFGEAVGSQLNRMLGAAPSLVFSLVDKYKIDCQLRREGTLHMAHNARGEADLRSREEQWKRRGAPVELLTGQACEQATGTQKIAAALLDRRAGTLNPMAYTSGLAQAAIGLGGQLFDHSPVTQLERQGQRWSVQTDQGSVLAEQVVIASNAYTEGDWTELRRNFFPGYYYQVASAPLTEDAARQILPGGQGSWDTRQVLSSIRRDKEGRLLLGSLGNGNQKPAWFLKAWADRVQQHYFPYLKPVEWECTWTGCIAFTPDHLMRLFEPAPGLVAVTGYNGRGVTTGTVVGKAFADYLCHADPQALPIPFAPMQPLAGVGLRSCLYEAGFSLYHAGQCLRIVI, encoded by the coding sequence ATGCCGTTACGCGAAGAGTGTCTGTGGGAAAAGCTGACGCCGCAAAGGCCTGATAACGGGGCGCTCAAGGGTGAAGTCAGCGCAGACGTGTGCGTCATTGGCGCCGGTTTTACCGGTCTGTCGGCGGCGGTGCATTTGTTGGAGCAGGGTAAAAGTGTCTGCGTGCTTGAAGCTCATCGCGCCGGTCATGGCGGTTCCGGACGCAACGTCGGGCTGGTCAATGCGGGGATGTGGATTCCACCGGACGAGATCGAGGCCGGGTTCGGTGAGGCGGTGGGCAGTCAGCTCAACCGCATGCTGGGGGCGGCGCCATCCCTGGTGTTCAGTCTTGTGGATAAGTACAAAATCGACTGTCAGTTGCGTCGCGAAGGCACGCTGCACATGGCGCACAACGCCCGTGGCGAAGCGGATCTGCGCAGTCGTGAAGAACAATGGAAACGTCGCGGCGCACCCGTTGAACTGCTGACAGGCCAAGCCTGCGAGCAAGCGACCGGCACCCAGAAAATTGCCGCCGCGTTGCTCGACCGACGTGCCGGCACTCTCAATCCAATGGCTTACACCTCGGGTCTGGCCCAAGCGGCCATTGGCCTCGGCGGTCAGTTGTTCGATCATTCTCCCGTCACCCAACTCGAACGTCAGGGCCAGCGCTGGTCCGTACAAACCGATCAGGGCTCGGTGCTGGCCGAGCAAGTGGTGATCGCCTCCAACGCGTATACCGAAGGCGACTGGACGGAGCTGCGGCGCAACTTCTTCCCCGGTTATTACTATCAAGTGGCGTCGGCACCGCTCACCGAAGACGCTGCCCGGCAAATCCTTCCCGGCGGGCAAGGGTCGTGGGACACCCGGCAGGTGCTCAGCAGCATTCGTCGCGACAAGGAGGGGCGTTTGTTGCTCGGCAGTCTTGGCAACGGCAATCAAAAGCCGGCGTGGTTTTTGAAAGCTTGGGCGGACCGCGTTCAGCAGCACTATTTTCCCTACCTCAAACCAGTGGAATGGGAATGCACCTGGACCGGCTGCATTGCCTTTACCCCGGACCATCTGATGCGCTTGTTCGAGCCGGCGCCCGGTTTGGTGGCAGTCACCGGTTACAACGGCCGTGGCGTCACCACCGGCACTGTGGTCGGAAAGGCCTTTGCCGATTATCTGTGTCACGCCGATCCTCAAGCGCTACCTATCCCGTTCGCACCGATGCAGCCCCTCGCGGGTGTCGGCTTGCGCAGCTGCCTGTACGAGGCCGGTTTCTCGCTGTATCACGCAGGCCAGTGCCTGCGGATCGTTATTTGA
- a CDS encoding branched-chain amino acid ABC transporter substrate-binding protein, giving the protein MSQTFYKKGFLALAVAAALGVSAFAQADVKIGVAGPMTGANAAFGEQYMKGAQAAADAVNAAGGVNGEKIVLVKGDDACEPKQAVTVAKDLTNQKVAGVVGHFCSSSTIPASEIYDEAGIIAITPGSTNPQVTERGLSAMFRMCGRDDQQGIVAGDYIVDVLKGKKVAVIHDKDTYGQGLADATKAQLIKRGVTPVIYEGLTRGEKDFSALVTKIRAAGADVVYFGGLHPEAGPLVKQLRTEGLKDVKFMSDDGIVTDELVTTAGGPQYVDGVLMTFGADPRLLPESKTVVDAFRKAGTEPEGYTLYAYASVQALAAAFNGAKSNKGEDAAKWLKVHPVKTVMGEKTWDAKGDLKVSDYVVYQWDKDGKYHQLEKQK; this is encoded by the coding sequence ATGTCCCAGACGTTTTACAAGAAAGGCTTTCTGGCCCTCGCAGTGGCAGCTGCATTGGGTGTTTCTGCGTTTGCACAGGCTGATGTGAAAATCGGTGTGGCGGGTCCTATGACAGGCGCCAACGCGGCATTTGGCGAGCAGTACATGAAGGGGGCACAGGCTGCGGCCGATGCGGTCAACGCAGCAGGCGGCGTCAACGGGGAAAAAATTGTACTGGTCAAGGGCGATGACGCCTGCGAACCGAAACAGGCTGTAACGGTCGCCAAAGACCTCACCAACCAGAAAGTCGCCGGCGTCGTCGGTCACTTCTGTTCCTCTTCGACCATCCCGGCCTCCGAGATCTACGACGAAGCGGGCATTATTGCGATCACTCCAGGGTCCACCAACCCACAAGTTACCGAGCGCGGCCTGAGCGCCATGTTCCGTATGTGCGGGCGTGACGACCAGCAAGGCATCGTGGCTGGCGACTACATTGTCGACGTGCTCAAGGGTAAGAAAGTCGCGGTTATCCACGACAAGGACACCTACGGCCAAGGCCTCGCTGACGCCACCAAGGCGCAGTTGATCAAGCGCGGCGTGACCCCGGTTATTTACGAAGGCCTGACTCGCGGCGAGAAAGACTTTAGTGCCCTGGTGACCAAAATCCGCGCCGCTGGCGCCGATGTCGTCTACTTCGGCGGTCTGCACCCAGAGGCTGGTCCACTGGTTAAACAACTGCGTACCGAAGGCCTGAAAGACGTGAAATTCATGTCCGATGACGGCATCGTGACCGATGAATTGGTGACCACCGCTGGCGGCCCGCAATACGTCGACGGCGTGCTGATGACCTTCGGCGCCGACCCGCGTCTGCTGCCAGAAAGCAAAACCGTGGTAGACGCCTTCCGCAAGGCCGGTACCGAGCCTGAAGGCTACACCCTCTACGCCTACGCCTCGGTTCAGGCACTGGCTGCCGCGTTTAACGGCGCCAAATCCAACAAGGGCGAAGACGCTGCCAAATGGCTGAAAGTACACCCGGTCAAAACCGTGATGGGCGAGAAGACCTGGGACGCCAAGGGCGACTTGAAAGTCTCCGACTACGTGGTTTACCAGTGGGACAAAGACGGCAAATATCACCAGTTGGAAAAACAGAAGTGA